One window from the genome of Faecalibacterium sp. HTF-F encodes:
- a CDS encoding SpaA isopeptide-forming pilin-related protein, which yields MKDITTALMQQFRREHKTARRYMALLLALALLTSLFVNWQLHSVGIAQTADYQCGEIEHQHTAECYEKVLVCGYEEGEPEDWNATKPDDSAFPDADYGVEQSEADIAAHSAEPEPEYIFVPHQHTDDCYQEVKTLTCYEEEHVHTDDCFDPEDGSLICDLFEHTHDDSCYSIEYELVCGLEEGELVEEPNPDYVPVDEEASAVFDDAVALQPVVDDSSLDTPVHHHTDACYEEVLVCGLPEHHHTVNCLSDPLADVEDEETWSAKTNVVLTGAWADDLTAVAKSQLGYQQSERNFQLDDEDQTTVRHYTRYGAWYGNAYGAWDVMFLSYCLNYADVPQTMVPQRAGVQALRSDLRGSEWLKAAAEVELVPGDIVFYNSITTETVAVEEDVPQIMDDSADADIALLSLEPAAAEPQTEERTVSTETVGIVSDVDADTGTLTVISGDVDGKVAEVSLRADEITDVIDLAAAHKAQEEGEREEPDGVEPAGDEETSLVIWATGPVSQVSPYAVALLSDEAADDASTAAETVQSLDRHITSVTFQKEIGTGSNTQWTDIPEGETVKDGDTIQLVVEFNLPYGTFPSGSGTMTYQLPGGLKLDKKIETDWIIDAATGKSMGTYSIDTNGLVTMNFTGIGSGAAFDGKLTFKAKADLATAPDGKISFGNNMELQVTKKDPDLSIKKELADYEGKGVSWWSNETSGYYAYWKVTVSSENGSGGPVKISDKITGFPAKHNTTDIPIKLIKQDANNTQTELSVGTEPYQYTVSGDGSELSFAALPELKEGEKYILYYATKAASKELKDACKNNTSSIMYNEAKAETDKVKAVSSGRKQITYNCNIIKKEGKLNADGLIEWTVVVRAPLDGSTDFLKDYTFQDVLPGNITLSGDINVQIEGAQTTYVTMKPEDMKGGVKLSTLDDNAKTAYRFTITYKTTVPTGTNSVENTASVDGIKASDKVTFDQGIWTLTKTHSRTDNNNIAYWDLSAVNVTGADHFELTDTIGNTTDSSGTVLQNKHYAIASELQEAIEKGLTLILTDNRTLNYQQAKDYLTITYLDASNNKVEASDKNTPVLSFTIAVKKAENGGSIAVRQMVLNDVPTHEVRSDKPGNADWTFTNNAKITQDGSTKASDSAEDVYRSSVFEKSVAIDGKRQDYITGDTTVNYDDVKDQKLLYRIRLVTTGTETGNIVITDTMPTGTELTVNGDKLRLYVDNEQCSWNPAERWHVTYDETNKKLTVEVYGCNDGKQHVIELLYEVSFKNDSRWKDLLTSDVVYTNKAEWDGKPAAIKTTVHKNIAPLIKTGKQLKDKNGNWTNNVTYTVIINPAAQKLGTTGTLKLRDEAKIIRGNSFYGHNVRLYYYEHDKYEHDKDVSSLTQVKEGLYHIDAPEPDYWLCMTVPDGVALLLQYDIEFDPGSYTDPKLSNTVQLEGVAQGTAEDVNFKTNESSVQITRGQLVIHKMDAETSKFLPDAEFTIDSYNKNLGEFEKFMSGTTGANGELTFSITSAEQTLSPNVLYRLTETKAPDNYILDSTPKYLFFYEKGADPKEAFKTALGDTPITDHDKTVTVDDVTFGCSTNTTQLTVRNTYNQLTVKKYWLSAVDGRPLAEADIPVKSIQVELYRYTEGETAQDAVLMDTQYLNKDNGWSFTWFGENQIPAADEEGHRYYYLVKEVTNGNWVAEITNNSGIQTGKIFITNKVYSGYVLPSTGGMGTVPFAAVGGMLTVGAALLLAKRKKHEEKGE from the coding sequence ATGAAGGATATCACAACGGCACTGATGCAGCAGTTCCGCAGGGAACATAAGACGGCGCGGCGGTATATGGCACTGCTGCTGGCATTGGCGCTGCTCACCAGCCTGTTCGTTAACTGGCAGCTGCACAGCGTGGGCATTGCCCAAACGGCAGACTACCAGTGCGGCGAGATCGAGCACCAGCACACCGCCGAGTGCTATGAGAAGGTGCTGGTGTGCGGCTATGAGGAGGGCGAACCGGAGGACTGGAACGCCACAAAGCCGGACGACAGCGCATTCCCTGATGCGGATTATGGTGTGGAGCAGAGCGAGGCCGACATTGCTGCCCATTCGGCAGAGCCGGAGCCGGAGTACATTTTTGTGCCCCACCAGCACACCGACGACTGCTATCAGGAAGTGAAAACGCTGACCTGCTACGAGGAAGAGCATGTGCACACCGATGACTGCTTTGACCCCGAGGATGGCAGCCTGATCTGTGACCTGTTCGAGCACACCCACGACGACAGCTGCTATTCCATTGAATATGAGCTGGTGTGCGGTCTGGAAGAGGGCGAACTTGTGGAGGAGCCTAACCCGGACTATGTGCCGGTGGATGAGGAAGCCTCTGCGGTGTTTGACGATGCCGTGGCCCTTCAGCCCGTTGTGGACGACAGCAGTCTGGACACCCCGGTGCACCACCACACCGACGCCTGCTATGAGGAAGTGCTGGTCTGCGGCCTGCCGGAGCACCACCACACCGTGAACTGCCTGTCCGACCCGCTGGCGGATGTGGAGGACGAGGAGACATGGAGCGCAAAGACGAATGTTGTGCTCACCGGTGCGTGGGCCGACGACCTGACCGCTGTGGCAAAAAGCCAGCTGGGCTACCAGCAGAGCGAGCGCAACTTCCAGCTGGACGATGAGGACCAGACCACTGTGCGCCACTACACCCGTTACGGTGCATGGTATGGCAACGCCTATGGTGCGTGGGATGTGATGTTCCTGTCCTACTGCCTGAACTACGCGGATGTGCCGCAGACCATGGTGCCGCAGCGCGCCGGTGTGCAGGCCCTGCGCAGCGACCTGCGCGGGTCCGAGTGGCTGAAGGCGGCGGCAGAGGTTGAGCTTGTGCCCGGCGATATCGTGTTCTACAACAGCATCACCACCGAGACGGTGGCAGTGGAAGAGGACGTGCCGCAGATCATGGATGATTCTGCCGATGCAGACATTGCCCTGCTTTCGCTGGAACCTGCCGCCGCTGAGCCCCAGACCGAAGAGCGCACCGTCAGCACCGAGACCGTGGGCATCGTATCGGATGTGGACGCGGATACCGGCACCCTGACCGTGATCTCCGGCGACGTGGACGGCAAGGTGGCCGAGGTGTCCCTGCGTGCGGACGAGATCACGGATGTGATCGATCTGGCCGCAGCCCATAAGGCGCAGGAAGAGGGGGAAAGAGAGGAACCGGACGGCGTGGAACCGGCAGGGGACGAGGAAACCTCTCTTGTGATCTGGGCAACTGGTCCTGTATCGCAGGTCTCTCCGTATGCGGTGGCGCTGCTGTCCGATGAAGCCGCAGATGATGCAAGCACAGCTGCAGAAACGGTGCAGTCGCTGGATAGACATATCACCAGCGTAACATTCCAGAAGGAGATCGGAACGGGAAGCAATACGCAATGGACAGATATCCCCGAGGGTGAAACGGTGAAGGATGGCGATACCATCCAGCTCGTGGTGGAATTCAATTTGCCATACGGTACTTTCCCATCGGGAAGCGGCACGATGACGTATCAGCTGCCGGGCGGATTGAAACTGGATAAGAAGATCGAAACAGACTGGATCATAGATGCAGCAACCGGTAAGTCGATGGGTACTTATTCCATCGACACAAACGGCTTGGTCACGATGAACTTTACTGGGATCGGCAGCGGCGCAGCCTTTGACGGAAAACTGACCTTCAAAGCCAAAGCGGACCTCGCCACGGCCCCGGACGGCAAGATCAGCTTTGGAAACAATATGGAGCTGCAAGTTACCAAAAAAGATCCGGATCTGTCCATAAAAAAGGAACTCGCGGACTACGAGGGCAAGGGCGTAAGCTGGTGGAGCAACGAAACCAGCGGCTACTATGCCTATTGGAAGGTTACAGTATCTTCCGAGAACGGTTCCGGCGGCCCGGTGAAGATTAGCGACAAAATAACCGGCTTCCCGGCAAAGCATAATACCACGGATATCCCCATCAAGCTGATCAAGCAAGATGCGAACAATACCCAGACTGAGCTTTCGGTTGGGACCGAACCATACCAGTATACTGTTTCTGGAGATGGCAGCGAGTTGAGCTTCGCGGCGCTTCCGGAGCTGAAGGAGGGTGAAAAGTACATCCTGTACTACGCCACAAAGGCGGCGTCCAAAGAGCTGAAAGATGCGTGCAAAAATAATACATCGAGCATAATGTATAACGAGGCTAAGGCGGAAACCGATAAGGTGAAGGCGGTCTCCTCTGGCCGAAAGCAGATCACGTATAACTGCAATATCATCAAAAAGGAAGGCAAGTTGAATGCAGACGGCCTGATCGAATGGACAGTCGTAGTTCGTGCACCGCTGGATGGCTCCACGGATTTCCTGAAGGATTATACATTTCAGGATGTTCTTCCGGGGAACATCACTCTGTCCGGTGACATCAATGTCCAAATCGAGGGAGCGCAGACGACATACGTAACGATGAAGCCGGAAGATATGAAAGGTGGCGTTAAGCTCTCAACGCTGGACGACAACGCAAAGACCGCCTACCGCTTTACCATTACCTACAAGACCACTGTACCGACCGGAACAAATAGCGTTGAGAATACAGCGTCCGTTGATGGTATCAAGGCTTCTGATAAAGTTACCTTCGATCAGGGCATCTGGACACTGACCAAGACCCACAGCCGTACCGATAATAATAATATCGCCTACTGGGATCTGAGCGCGGTGAATGTGACCGGTGCCGACCATTTTGAGCTGACCGACACCATCGGAAACACCACCGACAGCAGCGGAACTGTTCTTCAGAACAAACACTACGCCATTGCTTCGGAGCTGCAGGAAGCGATTGAAAAGGGCCTGACACTGATTCTGACGGATAATCGTACGCTGAACTATCAGCAGGCGAAAGACTACCTGACGATCACCTATTTGGACGCATCAAATAATAAGGTTGAAGCGAGTGACAAGAACACACCTGTGCTGAGCTTTACCATTGCAGTGAAGAAGGCAGAAAACGGCGGCTCCATTGCTGTGCGTCAGATGGTGCTGAACGATGTGCCCACTCATGAAGTGCGCAGTGATAAGCCGGGAAATGCGGATTGGACCTTCACCAACAACGCAAAGATCACGCAGGACGGCAGCACAAAGGCGAGCGATTCGGCTGAGGATGTTTATCGCAGCAGTGTCTTTGAAAAATCGGTGGCTATCGATGGTAAGCGGCAGGATTACATTACCGGCGATACCACTGTGAATTATGACGATGTCAAGGATCAGAAGCTGCTGTACCGCATCAGGTTGGTGACAACGGGAACAGAAACAGGCAACATCGTTATCACGGATACCATGCCGACGGGAACCGAGTTGACTGTGAACGGCGATAAGCTCAGGCTCTACGTGGACAACGAGCAGTGCAGCTGGAACCCCGCTGAGCGATGGCATGTTACCTATGATGAAACTAATAAGAAGCTGACTGTAGAGGTGTACGGCTGCAACGACGGAAAGCAACACGTCATTGAACTTCTGTATGAGGTCAGCTTTAAGAACGACTCCCGCTGGAAAGATCTGCTCACATCGGATGTCGTCTACACCAACAAAGCAGAATGGGATGGTAAGCCTGCGGCTATCAAGACCACGGTGCACAAGAACATCGCTCCGCTGATAAAGACCGGCAAACAGCTGAAGGACAAAAATGGTAACTGGACGAACAATGTCACCTATACTGTCATCATCAACCCGGCAGCGCAGAAGCTGGGAACCACTGGAACACTGAAACTGCGGGATGAGGCAAAGATCATACGCGGTAACAGCTTCTACGGCCACAATGTCCGTCTGTACTACTACGAGCACGACAAGTACGAGCACGACAAGGATGTATCGAGCCTGACGCAGGTAAAAGAAGGACTTTATCACATTGACGCCCCCGAACCCGATTACTGGCTGTGCATGACCGTCCCGGACGGAGTTGCGCTGCTGCTGCAGTATGACATTGAATTCGACCCCGGTAGCTATACTGACCCCAAGCTGAGCAACACGGTTCAGCTGGAGGGTGTTGCTCAAGGTACAGCGGAGGACGTGAATTTTAAAACGAACGAGAGCAGTGTGCAGATCACCCGCGGCCAGCTGGTCATCCACAAAATGGATGCGGAAACCAGCAAGTTTCTGCCGGACGCGGAGTTTACGATCGACTCCTACAATAAGAACTTGGGTGAGTTTGAAAAATTTATGTCTGGCACGACCGGTGCAAACGGCGAACTGACCTTCAGCATTACAAGTGCGGAACAGACGCTGTCGCCGAATGTGCTCTACCGCCTGACTGAGACGAAGGCTCCGGACAACTATATTCTGGACAGCACGCCGAAGTATCTGTTCTTCTACGAGAAGGGCGCCGATCCCAAGGAAGCCTTCAAGACGGCTCTGGGCGATACTCCAATCACAGACCACGACAAGACCGTGACGGTGGATGACGTGACCTTCGGATGTTCGACCAATACCACACAGCTGACAGTCAGGAATACCTACAATCAGCTCACTGTCAAAAAATACTGGCTGAGTGCAGTGGACGGCAGACCGCTGGCGGAGGCAGACATTCCGGTGAAATCCATTCAGGTGGAGCTGTACCGTTATACGGAAGGCGAGACGGCACAGGACGCTGTGCTCATGGATACACAGTACCTGAACAAGGATAACGGCTGGTCGTTTACATGGTTCGGCGAAAATCAGATCCCGGCAGCAGATGAAGAGGGCCACAGGTACTACTACCTTGTAAAAGAAGTGACTAACGGCAACTGGGTCGCGGAGATCACCAACAACAGTGGCATCCAGACCGGCAAGATCTTCATCACCAACAAAGTCTACAGCGGCTACGTGCTGCCCTCCACCGGCGGCATGGGCACGGTGCCCTTTGCGGCGGTGGGCGGTATGCTGACCGTGGGTGCGGCCCTGCTGCTGGCCAAACGCAAAAAACACGAAGAGAAAGGGGAGTGA
- a CDS encoding nucleoid-associated protein: MEIIIHQAILHVLDTTMDAPVLSGGGMEMTAEKTAYFQYHIEKLLASDDIRQCRPLPDSAFKNELEHNHDFVDLSCRIAGVLFDYMHAHATIPGADLAVVDFTRDGEPWLGILKLNYKNGYTHYTETVEGAPVNSIIQQRACLPSQSGKVEEGALVNLTDYTMKLLEKKFDIDGHKDFYLSTVVFQYTTAQPEKKKLQAIQEAAVQAVQENYADQPHVEAQVAMLIANQAADNDNQVSIQQVRQQLEEEYPLAAVPFDDYVEKSDVLEAPEQPVTVTPARIRRMESRSIHTANGIEVKIPTELLNSENEVEFLHSDDGSISLLIKNVIL; this comes from the coding sequence GTGGAGATCATTATTCATCAGGCTATCCTGCATGTGCTGGACACCACCATGGACGCCCCTGTGCTGAGCGGCGGCGGCATGGAAATGACCGCTGAAAAGACTGCTTACTTCCAGTATCACATCGAAAAGCTGCTTGCCAGCGACGATATCCGCCAGTGCCGCCCGCTGCCGGATTCCGCCTTTAAAAATGAGCTGGAACACAATCACGATTTTGTGGATCTTTCCTGCCGCATTGCCGGGGTGCTGTTCGACTACATGCACGCCCACGCCACCATCCCGGGGGCAGACCTTGCGGTGGTGGATTTTACCCGCGATGGCGAGCCGTGGCTGGGCATCCTGAAGCTGAACTACAAAAACGGCTACACCCACTACACCGAGACCGTAGAGGGTGCCCCGGTGAACTCCATCATACAGCAGCGGGCCTGTCTGCCCAGCCAGAGCGGCAAAGTAGAGGAAGGCGCACTCGTGAATCTCACCGATTACACCATGAAGCTGCTGGAAAAGAAATTCGACATCGACGGGCACAAGGATTTTTATCTTTCCACCGTGGTGTTCCAGTACACCACCGCTCAGCCGGAGAAAAAGAAGCTGCAGGCCATTCAGGAAGCCGCTGTTCAGGCCGTGCAGGAAAACTACGCGGATCAGCCCCACGTAGAGGCTCAGGTCGCGATGCTGATTGCAAATCAGGCCGCTGACAACGACAATCAGGTGTCCATCCAGCAGGTGCGCCAGCAGCTGGAGGAGGAATATCCCCTTGCCGCCGTGCCCTTTGACGACTACGTAGAAAAGAGCGATGTGCTGGAAGCGCCTGAGCAGCCCGTGACCGTGACCCCTGCGCGCATCCGCCGCATGGAGAGCCGCAGCATCCACACTGCAAACGGCATTGAGGTGAAGATTCCCACCGAGCTGCTGAACTCGGAAAATGAAGTAGAGTTTCTGCACAGCGATGACGGCAGCATTTCGCTGCTCATCAAAAATGTGATCCTGTAA
- the gltA gene encoding NADPH-dependent glutamate synthase: MAFNMDPKKCPMPTQDPNVRNKNFKEVALGYTEEMAVNEAKRCVHCKNKPCQTGCPVGIDIPEFIGHVAEGDFEAAYQVINRSSSLPAVCGRVCPQESQCEGKCTRGIKNEPVGIGRLERFVADWHRENVHTAPIVPEWNGHKVAIIGAGPAGLTAAGDLAKLGYKVTVYEALHVAGGVLMYGIPEFRLPKAIVQQEIDGLKKMGVDFECNMVIGKVLTIDELMDEYGYEAVFVGSGAGLPRFMGIPGESLKGVYSANEFLTRSNLMKAYLPTSKTPIRTGKKVAVVGGGNVAMDAARSALRLGAETVYIVYRRGMAELPARKEEVEHAEEEGIIFRTLCNPVEIHANDEGFVKSITCIEMELGEPDASGRRRPIEKKGSEFELDVDTVIMSLGTSPNPLIRSTTPGLETNKHGCIVTDGDDGKTSRDGVYAGGDAVTGAATVIKAMGAGKAAAKAIDEYIQSK, from the coding sequence ATGGCTTTCAATATGGACCCGAAGAAGTGCCCCATGCCCACCCAGGACCCCAATGTGCGCAACAAGAACTTCAAGGAAGTTGCTCTGGGCTACACCGAAGAAATGGCCGTGAACGAAGCAAAACGCTGCGTGCACTGCAAGAACAAGCCCTGCCAGACCGGCTGCCCCGTGGGCATCGATATCCCTGAGTTCATCGGTCATGTGGCCGAGGGCGACTTTGAAGCCGCTTATCAGGTGATCAACCGCTCCTCTTCCCTGCCCGCCGTCTGCGGCCGTGTCTGCCCGCAGGAGAGCCAGTGCGAGGGCAAGTGCACCCGCGGCATCAAGAATGAGCCTGTGGGCATTGGCCGTCTGGAGCGCTTTGTTGCCGACTGGCACCGTGAGAATGTGCACACTGCCCCCATCGTGCCCGAATGGAACGGCCACAAGGTGGCCATCATCGGCGCTGGCCCTGCCGGTCTGACCGCCGCAGGCGATCTGGCAAAGCTGGGCTATAAGGTCACCGTTTACGAGGCCCTGCATGTGGCCGGCGGCGTGCTGATGTACGGCATCCCCGAGTTCCGTCTGCCCAAGGCCATCGTGCAGCAGGAGATCGACGGCCTGAAGAAGATGGGCGTTGATTTCGAGTGCAACATGGTCATTGGCAAGGTGCTGACCATCGACGAGCTGATGGACGAGTACGGTTATGAGGCCGTGTTCGTAGGCTCCGGTGCCGGCCTGCCCCGCTTTATGGGCATCCCCGGCGAGAGCCTGAAGGGCGTCTACTCTGCCAACGAGTTCCTGACCCGCTCCAACCTGATGAAGGCTTATCTGCCCACCAGCAAGACCCCCATCCGCACCGGCAAGAAGGTCGCCGTTGTGGGCGGCGGCAACGTGGCCATGGACGCTGCCCGCAGCGCCCTGCGTCTGGGTGCCGAGACCGTGTACATCGTCTACCGCCGCGGCATGGCTGAACTGCCTGCCCGTAAGGAAGAGGTGGAGCACGCCGAGGAAGAGGGCATCATCTTCAGGACCCTGTGCAACCCTGTGGAGATCCACGCCAATGACGAGGGCTTTGTCAAGTCCATCACCTGCATCGAGATGGAGCTGGGCGAGCCCGATGCTTCCGGCCGCCGCCGCCCCATTGAGAAGAAGGGCAGCGAGTTTGAGCTGGACGTGGACACGGTCATTATGAGTCTGGGCACCAGCCCCAACCCGCTGATCCGCTCCACCACCCCGGGTCTGGAGACCAACAAGCACGGCTGCATCGTCACCGACGGCGACGACGGCAAGACCAGCCGTGACGGTGTGTACGCGGGTGGTGACGCCGTGACCGGCGCTGCCACCGTTATCAAGGCCATGGGCGCAGGCAAGGCTGCTGCAAAGGCCATTGACGAGTACATCCAGAGCAAGTAA
- a CDS encoding sortase yields MRQKIGKICMVLGALLILAAAALLAYNKWDAARADKAAQQALGELEQTLTTTVEEKAKSETVVLQPELDPAQPMTETELDGWSYIGYLSIPSIGLDLPVMSEWSYAGLKIAPGRYSGSTYADNMVVCAHNYAKHFSPIKWLAEGAQVYFTDMDGMRWSYEVSYVENLQPTQIEKMTEKTEDSDNWDLTLFTCTTGGRARCAVRCVRTGYPVLTTETAE; encoded by the coding sequence ATGAGACAGAAAATTGGAAAGATATGCATGGTGCTGGGTGCGCTGCTTATTTTGGCGGCAGCAGCGCTGCTTGCCTACAACAAGTGGGATGCGGCCCGCGCAGACAAGGCAGCACAGCAGGCGCTGGGAGAGCTGGAACAGACCCTGACCACAACGGTTGAGGAAAAGGCAAAGTCGGAGACCGTTGTGCTGCAGCCGGAGCTGGACCCTGCCCAGCCCATGACCGAGACGGAACTGGACGGCTGGAGCTACATCGGCTATCTGTCCATCCCCTCCATTGGACTCGACCTGCCTGTGATGAGCGAGTGGAGCTATGCGGGCCTGAAGATCGCGCCCGGCCGGTACTCCGGCTCCACCTACGCGGACAACATGGTGGTCTGCGCCCATAACTATGCAAAGCACTTCAGCCCCATCAAATGGCTGGCCGAAGGGGCACAGGTCTATTTTACCGATATGGACGGCATGCGGTGGAGCTACGAGGTCTCCTATGTGGAGAACCTGCAGCCTACCCAGATCGAAAAAATGACCGAAAAGACGGAAGATTCTGATAACTGGGACCTGACCCTCTTCACCTGCACCACCGGCGGCCGTGCCCGCTGTGCCGTGCGGTGCGTGCGGACAGGCTACCCGGTGCTCACAACGGAGACCGCAGAATAA
- a CDS encoding pilin N-terminal domain-containing protein has product MEQKSLRRRLAALLLMLCLLVAGALPALATSANIRLVDASGNPATGTIRVALYDSAKDKALSGGQLTLYRVAEVKRKNGDLSFEYCGDFYGCGIALGDLTDSTLADQLLEYMPQGAKGTTKTVDADGNAAFEDLELGLYLIVQSKASNGYAPIKPFLVSLPMAENGKWNYEVDASPKVGGYTPVNPDTPPVPPTPVPDKPGTPEQPTEPTNPDTPKNPDGPDSPVSPGSPDSPVAPGNPDNPVAPGNPDNPALAGRPDGAVMSGLPQTGQLNWPVPVLAVSGVLLFAAGWVLNKKEALP; this is encoded by the coding sequence ATGGAACAGAAAAGCTTGCGCAGGCGGCTTGCAGCCCTGCTTTTGATGCTGTGCCTTCTGGTGGCAGGTGCACTGCCTGCCCTTGCCACCAGTGCGAACATCCGGCTGGTGGATGCCAGCGGGAACCCCGCCACCGGCACCATCCGCGTTGCGCTGTACGACAGCGCGAAGGATAAGGCCCTGAGCGGCGGTCAGCTGACGCTGTACCGCGTGGCTGAGGTGAAGCGCAAAAACGGCGACCTGAGCTTTGAATACTGCGGCGATTTTTACGGCTGCGGCATCGCGCTGGGCGACCTGACCGACAGCACGCTGGCAGACCAGCTGCTGGAATATATGCCGCAGGGCGCAAAGGGCACCACAAAAACCGTTGATGCGGACGGCAATGCCGCCTTTGAAGATCTGGAACTTGGCCTGTACCTGATCGTGCAGAGCAAGGCCTCCAATGGCTATGCGCCCATCAAACCGTTCCTTGTTTCCCTGCCCATGGCAGAAAACGGGAAATGGAATTATGAGGTGGATGCCTCCCCCAAGGTGGGCGGCTACACCCCCGTCAACCCGGATACGCCGCCTGTGCCGCCCACTCCCGTGCCGGACAAGCCCGGCACCCCGGAACAGCCCACGGAGCCCACAAACCCGGATACGCCCAAGAACCCGGACGGCCCGGATAGTCCGGTCTCGCCCGGCAGCCCGGACAGCCCGGTGGCTCCCGGCAATCCGGACAACCCGGTAGCCCCGGGAAACCCGGATAATCCCGCACTGGCGGGCCGTCCGGACGGCGCAGTCATGAGCGGTCTGCCTCAGACCGGCCAGCTGAACTGGCCTGTGCCGGTGCTGGCGGTCAGCGGTGTGCTGCTGTTTGCCGCTGGCTGGGTGCTGAACAAAAAGGAAGCGCTGCCATGA
- a CDS encoding sulfide/dihydroorotate dehydrogenase-like FAD/NAD-binding protein, whose product MYKITEKVALNPTVTKMVIEAPLIAKKAKPGQFIIVRPFEDSERIPLTVAGYDREKGTVDIIFQIVGGTTMELNSLKVGESVHDFVGPLGRATEVEGLKKVCVVGGGVGCAIALPIARELHEQGCVVHSVVGFRNKDLLILEDEFRACSDELRIMTDDGSYGTKGVVTAALDELVAAGNQYDLVITIGPLIMMKFVVKTCQKHGLKSIVSMNPIMIDGTGMCGGCRLTVGGETKFACVDGPDFDGDLVDFDEAMARGTMYRPFEAHAREAACNLLNQEVK is encoded by the coding sequence ATGTATAAGATCACTGAAAAAGTCGCGCTGAACCCCACCGTGACAAAGATGGTCATTGAAGCCCCTCTGATCGCCAAAAAGGCAAAGCCGGGCCAGTTTATCATTGTGCGCCCGTTTGAGGACAGCGAGCGCATCCCTCTGACCGTGGCCGGTTACGACCGCGAGAAGGGCACTGTGGACATCATTTTCCAGATCGTGGGCGGTACCACGATGGAGCTGAACAGCCTGAAGGTCGGCGAGAGCGTCCACGATTTCGTGGGCCCGCTGGGCCGTGCCACCGAGGTGGAGGGTCTGAAGAAGGTCTGTGTCGTGGGCGGCGGCGTAGGCTGCGCCATTGCCCTGCCCATTGCCCGTGAGCTGCACGAGCAGGGCTGTGTGGTGCACAGCGTGGTCGGCTTCCGTAATAAGGATCTGCTGATCCTGGAGGACGAGTTCCGGGCCTGCAGCGATGAGCTGCGCATTATGACCGATGATGGCAGCTACGGCACCAAGGGCGTTGTTACCGCCGCTCTGGACGAGCTGGTGGCCGCAGGCAACCAGTACGATCTGGTCATCACCATCGGCCCGCTGATCATGATGAAGTTTGTGGTCAAGACCTGCCAGAAGCATGGCCTGAAGAGCATCGTTTCCATGAACCCCATCATGATCGACGGCACCGGCATGTGCGGCGGCTGCCGCCTGACCGTAGGCGGCGAGACCAAGTTCGCCTGCGTGGACGGCCCCGACTTTGACGGCGATCTGGTGGATTTTGACGAAGCAATGGCCCGCGGCACCATGTACCGCCCGTTTGAGGCACACGCCCGTGAAGCGGCATGCAATCTGCTCAATCAGGAGGTAAAGTAA